Part of the Primulina huaijiensis isolate GDHJ02 chromosome 15, ASM1229523v2, whole genome shotgun sequence genome is shown below.
AAACGCAGTAGTCAGTGACCCTGAGGCCGTCACAGACTGAAGGAACCTAGTTCCAGAAAGACACATCACTTCTGTCCTACACCATATGCTATGAACTAGTGATGTTTGAAAGGCTAGATCGAATTAGTGTTTTTACTCAAAGCTAACAGGATTAACATCTCAAACAGATAACGAGGGGTGATGGATAAAACATTAGTTATTGTAAATCAGGTTAAGTAGATCGAACGGTATtcataaaaaaagaaagaaagaaaaagagtcCGTTTAGTGCAAGTATAAAACGTAAAGATGATggttcaaagaaaaaaatatatatttccagTCCTTTAATGCAAGTTGGAGCAAATTATTTCTCTTCGATATGACTAACTTTGAGTGTTGAGACGAAAAATGTACAACTGTGAGCTACAATGGGTCACAACAGACTGAATAAAAGATAGAGAATTGTGGATTTCCTAAagttagaaaagaaaaaaaattgctaCAAATGCTCAAATCAAAATTCACcatctttcaaaaacaaaaataaaaaaaacaaaattcacCAGAAAGAATGATCTGCAAACGTAAgtcaaaataaaatacttaCGTTGCGCTGGAGACATCATACAGGCGAATAGATTCATCATCACTGGCAGTTACCAAATAATTTGAAGTCCTATGAAAGTCCATTGAACTGATTCTACCATTCTGCGGGATGTAATACAATAATACAAGAGTTCAGCTGTACGATACTTCACAAGCGGAGGATATTAAGCTTAGGAAAAATGAGAAATTCAAGCTAGGTATGAAAAATTTCTGTATTGCAACAACtaattgtaataataaaaaaaattgccgCTGAACCACAAAATGCAAATTCCACGTCAACGAACTAATTCAAGATTTTCCATAAACAACGTAGAAAAATACCAACAAAGGTCGATTTCACAATAGAGAACTTTTTCCatttccaaattttttggttaacagaaaaaaaaaaaaaaaaaaaaaaaaaaaaaaaaaaaaaaaaaaaaaaaNNNNNNNNNNNNNaaaaaaaaaaaaaaaaaaaaaaaaaaaaaaaaaaagcgaaAGACATACATAATCACGAAAGGCCATCCCAACTTCCATGCTCTGAAGGATTTCTTCAGTGAGTTCCAATGAAACATTGTCTTCTCTGTCCGATTGCCCTCCTTATTCAATGAAAAAATCAATCGAAAATAGAGCCAAAAAAGTAATGCCTTTCCGTTGaccgtaaaaaaaaaatccgcACAAGGGCAAGCAAAAATACGAACTGAAAATAAAAAGTAGGGATGCATTTCATCTTACCCGCCATTGGAGTTCTTGGAAGCTTTCTGAAACGGAACCGACGAGATAAAGTCGAAACTACTTGGATTTTATAGTCACGCCGTGGCCGATTTTGGTGGGCTGTGCTTAGAAAAATGATCTTGAATAGAGTTCGTTCTTTCTTTCAATGGGTGATTTGATTTTTAATCTTAATCATTTTTAGACGCAAACTAAGTTCacaatattttacataaaaaaattattctaaaccatcaaaataaataaatataagataTTTGCCCTTCAAAACCGAATCAGACTGTTTGGCTAAATCAGACTGTTTGGTTCTAACGAGAGCCGATCATTGATTCGATCCGAACCACGATTAAAAACCATTAAAACGGTCGAATTGGTCAATATCTAATCGAACCGATCATGAACGGATGTACCGGTTGAACTTATTcactttttttttagaatttaattgtttttatatttaaaatcttaaattttatttttttaaatatatatgtatataattattttggattttgaaatttgttaaaaatattattttagtagtAATAGActaataaatgttattttatttatttattttttgatatatatatatatagaattatatttgatatcttgattatatatatcatttagattttaaattttggtaaatatttattattatttatatataaatttaagatttttagaatttaaaatatattatttattatatcatatttttattttatataatataacaatgttTTGATACTGACAGTCGAaccaatttaaataattaaattattattttaaaataaaccgaTTAATCCATTATGAAAATATTGGTTGAATGTTTCAGAATAGGCATATCGACTTTAGATTAAGTTAAGGAGACAAGGGACCGATTCCTAAGACAGATGGTCTACAAAATTTAATGAATCAGACTCGAGCTCACTGTCTTTGTGAGGTTAATATTGTTGGTAGATATTTGAAACACGCTTTTACATTTGATACACGATTTTGTTAGCCACACACTACCTACTCCTCTGTACATATATATTGGAACAATTGTAATTTTTTCCAGAAGTTAAGAAATGAAGTCGGCTTAGCTTCTTTTTTTCTCTACACtttaatatggtatcagagcggttattGGCGACTTCACTCTGATTTCTTCTCcgattcttgtttttttttcaagatcATTGCTCCTCTGCAGTGCAGATTTGAGAATCTGTACGCGCACTTTGTCAATTCTTTTGTGAGATTTTTGGCTACGATCTGGTTTTCTGCAAGCTTCCATGGCGGTTAACATCGGATTCAACGATCCACTCTACATACATCTTTCGGATACACCTGGTATGAGCCTTATCACTGATCAATTAGTAGGTACTGATAATTATGGAATATGGAGTCGGGCGATGCTCATCGCTTTACGTGCTAAGAATAAAACCGGCTTCATCGATGGCACATGTAAAAGACCTTCGTGTGACCAACCTACATTACATCAATGGGAGAGATGTAATGCTTTAGTGTTGTCTTGGATTATGAATTCTGTTTCGAAAGAAATTTTTGGGGGCATCGTCTATGCTATTGATGCATCAACAGTTTGGACCGATCTCAAGGAGCAGTATGACAAAGTTAATGGTTCGAGGATTTTCTCTTTGCACCGGGAAATTGGCAGGTTGACACAAGCTAGTAACACTGTGTCGAGTTACTATTGTCGACTGAAACAATTGTGGGATGAGTACTCGTCGTTGGTTGTACTTCCTTCCTGTGAATGTGCAACAGCGAGGCAATACATTGTGCATGATCAACAACAAAAGCTATTGCAGTTTCTGATGGGATTAAATGAGAGTTATACCTCAATTCGAAGCCAAATCTTGATGATGAGTCCTCTACCCTCTGTTGGTCAGGCTTTTTCGATCATCTCTCAAGAAGAATCACACAGATCCTTGTCCACGTCAGAACCCCCATCAGCAGTGTTTTTCTCTGCACAAAGCAagcaaaattatcaaaaaaaggATGTTTTGACATGTGACTACTGTAACTTGAATGGTCACACTCGGGAATTTTGTTATAAGCTTGTTGGTTATCCCCCGAGCCATAAGTTGTACAAATCCCCTCATGGTAAGAAGGGCCAGCATGGACGGATTTACAGGGATAATCCTCGAACTTCGAGGCCATCTGCAAATTTATCTGATGGTGCACAGACAGAGGCTTCCCCCTTGACCAACACAGATGACAAAAACACTGCTGTCCCTTCCATTTTTACACCTGCTCAATATGCCGAAattttgaagttgttgggcACTTGCAAAGTTCAATCTACAGCTGAACCGGTAGTCAACATGGCAGGTACTTCAACTAAACCGAGTATGTTTTCTCATTGGATTATTGACAGTGGTGCAAATGAACATATGGTTGGTGATTCTAGTCTGTTGCGAAATCCTGGTTCTGTGGCGCTTTCATCTAAGTTCGTAAGATTGCCAAATGGTGGCAAGGCTGCTGTGAATAAGATAGGATCTGTCTTGCTTAATGATTCCATCACCCTTGACCGTGTGTTACATATGCCAGATTTCAACCTCAATCTTCTTTCCATATCCAAGTTTACCAAAGATAATAATTGCTTTGTTATCTTTTATCCCCATTTTTGCTTATTTCAGGACCTCAAGACTGGGAGATTAATGGGGATTGGTAAAGAGTGCAATGGCCTATATCACCTTAACACAAGATTCTTTTCAAGTTCACATCACAGCTCAGTACCTTCTGTCTCCTTTCTTGATTCTCTTTGTAATAATTCTGTTCATAGTTGCAGCTCTTTGCCTACCGTTTCTGATGATTCTTTTGTTTGGCATAAGCGTTTAGGACATATGTCTATGTCTCGAATGCAATTACTTCCTTTTATACCAAAATCTGTAAAGTTTCCTCATTGCCCTGTTTGTCCACTGTCTAAACAAACTAGACTTCAGTTTCCATTAATGAGTTTGTCTAAATCTTCTTGTTGCTTTGCATTGGTTCATGTTGACATATGGGGGCCTTTTCATACTCCTACACATAATGGTGAGAAATATTTTCTCACTAtagtggatgatttttcaaaggCGACATGGGTTTATCTAATGCATTTTAAAGTGGATGTATTACAACTTCTCAAAAACTTCTTCCAGCTTGTTAAAACTCAATTTTCTGCCCTTGTGAAAATCATTCGAACCGACAATGCGAGtgattttttcaaaaatgaatgTACTTTGTTGTTTAACTCCTTAGGTATTGTACATCAAAGTTCTTGTCCATACactccacaacaaaatggagttGTTGAACGTAAACATAGGCATATACTTGATGTTGCACGAGCCTTGCGTTTCCAATCTTCTTTACCTTTGAAATTCTGGGGGGAATGTGTCTTGACTGCTTGCTATATCATTAACCGCACCCCTACTCCATTGTTGCAAAACAGGACACCACATGAAGTCTTACTCCATAAACCTCCATCGTTTAGTCATCTTCGTGTTTTTGGTTGTTTATGTTACGTCACATCCTTGACTCACAAGGATAAATTTTCTGCTAGAGCAAGTGCGTGTGTGTTCTTGGGCTATTCCAACAATCAAAAAGGATACAAAGTAATGAGTCTTGATACACAAAAGTTTTTTGTTTCCCGAGATGTTGTTTTTCATGAGAGCATTTTTCCCTTTGCTTCTCCTAGTCATCCTCAACCTGTTTTTCCCTTCAATGTTACTCCTGATTTTTCTTCAACTCCATCAGACCCTGTTGAGGTCACTCCCCCTGCCCCATCTTCTCCTCTCGATGGTCCAGCCCTACATGAAGTCCCACATTCAGTCACTATTTCCCAGCCACCAAGAAAATCCTTGCGTGCTCTCAAGCCTCCTGTCTGGACTAAGGATTATTCCTGTCCCACTTTGTCTCACAGTAATCTAGCTTCTTCTTCCTATCCTCTCATACAATATGTTACTTATTCCAAGTTTTCCCAACCATATCAAGCTTTTTTGGCATCTATTTCTTTAGACAGGGAGCCTAGTTCCTATCATGAGGCTATTTTAGATCCTAGATGGAAGGCAGCCATGGACCTAGAACTTGCGGCTTTAGAATCCAACCACACTTGGGATTTAGTTCCGTTACCAGTTGGGAAGAAGCCAATTGGTTGCCGGTGGGTGTATAAAATTAAACGACATCCGGATGGAACCGTTGATCGTTTTAAAGCCCGTCTCGTAGCCAAAGGCTACACACAACAAGAAGGGATAGATTATCATGATACCTTTTCACCTACGGCTAAAATCGTCACTCTAAGATGTTTGTTGAGTGTTGCAGCTGCAAAACAGTGGCCTCTTCACCAAATGGATGTCACTAATGCATTTCTCCAAGGTAATTTGGATGAAGAGGTATATATGCGTGTGCCACAGGGGTGTTCTCCTCAGGGGGAGCAGCGTGTTTGTCGGTTGCTTAAGTCCCTCTATGGCCTTAAGCAAGCCTCTAGGCAATGGAACACTAAATTTGCTTGTGTTATGAAGCTTGCTGGATTTACACAATCGGCCAACGATCACTCTCTTTTTGTTAAACATGATTCTGCTCATATCACTTTGTTGCTCGTGTACGTAGATGATATTATTATCACCGGGAGTAGTGAGAAATCTATCTCAGATTTAAAGGTTTACTTGCATTCACAAATTCACATTAAAGACCTTGGCTCTTTGCGTTATTTCCTTGGCATAGAGGTAGCTAGATCCAAGGTGGGGATTTACCTCAATCAACGAAAGTATGTGCTGGAATTGCTAGCTGATTCTGGTTTAACAGGTGCTAAACCTTGTGATACTCCTGCTGTACAACATCTCAAATTGACTAGTCATGAACTTGATGAATTTAGTCGAAAGAACTCTATCTCTGGTCTCGCCGATCCTTTGTTATCCAATCCTGATGCTTATAAGAGGTTAGTTGGAAGGCTCATCTATCTGACCGTCACAAGACCGGATATTTCTTATGCTGTACAAGTCCTTAGTCAGTTTATGCATGCACCAAAAAAATCCCATATGGATGCTGCGTTCCGTGTGCTGCGTTATTTGAAGTCTGCCCCAGGCTTAGGGATTTTGTTATCTGCTAGTTGTTCCTTTTCTCTTCAGGCTTATTGTGATTCCGACTGGGCCGCATGTCCAATGACTCGTCGCTCAGTCACGGGCTATTGCATCAAGTTGGGAAGTTCTTTGATCTCTTGGAAGTCTAAGAAGCAAAGCACCGTGTCACGTTCTTCGGCAGAAGCGGAATATAGAGCCATGGCAAGCACCACATGTGAAGTTACTTGGATCCTTGGGTTGCTTAATGATATGGGAGTGACACTGCTCTCGCCTCCAACCCTGTTCTGTGATAATAAGGCAGCATTACATATTGCTGCCAACCCGTTGTATCATGAGCGTACCAAACACATAAAAATTGACTGTCATTTGATACGAGAGAAAATCAAAAATGGTGTGATCCAAACTGCTCACATTTCTACAACTGAACAACTTGCGGATATCTTTACTAAAGGATTGAGTCGTGAACAACATTCATACTTGCTGTCCAAGATTGGTGTGTTGAATCTACACCAATCTTGAGGGGGAGTGTTGGTAGATATTTGAAACACTCTTTTACATTTGATACACGATTTTGTTAGCCACACACTAACTACTCCTCTGTACATATATATTGGAACAATTGTAATTTTTTCCAGAAGTTAGGAAATGAAGTCGGCTTAGCTTCTTTTTTTCTCTACACTTTAATAAATATATGCtacatcaaaaatattttttttatattacaataacattaaatgatataaatctctcgtattttatgaaaattaacatatatatcGAAGATACAAATATTAGCATTTAACCATATTAACATCACATAAAATGATTATATCTATTAAGACACATTGGAATCGTATTGTTATGGATTGGATCGAAACAATGATTGTATCTATATGTGGCGTGTTCGTATATAACCTTTGAATATTCtatgaattaaattaaaattttaaaaatatcttttttttcgAGACTTTGAAAATAAATGATTAACTTTTGGTTGAAAGGCAATGTGTTCGATCTTGTAGTTGATgtaataatttatttcaattgTTTGATTTCTTTTATAGTTACAATGATGAAGATTGTTATAGAACAATATATGCTTTTTTTGAGACTGAAATATTGCGttgtttattaatatttatacagtttaaaatattcGAGTTATACTGATTTTGAGATAATATATTGAATTTGTTATtcagttttcttcaaaaatttttgattttataacAATCAATTCCAATAGTAGAATTCCTGATCTCGagcaaatttttatttgaatgacGTAGCACTTTACTGATTCGCATTGTTGCTACCATTTTCGAAGGTCAACTTAGTTTCTTGATCACATGGCACAACTTGCCATACTTGTCAGAGTGTTTGTGATAAACtataaaatatacatttttgaaaatatatttaaaggcttgaaactttatatatatattacattttttttaaaaaaaaaatttcaacacacatttttatttttattttttttatttcaacaattcaaatatcaatttattctttcataatttatcaaattttactTTAGTCTATCgataatcaaaaaaaaaaatgcacacATTATATGTGAAGAATAATTAGAATATATAGAAAGAACGCCTTTGACCTTGTAAACAGTCAAACTTCTTCAGTTTTAATCTACGAAGAATAGATGTCTTTAAAACGTCTACAGATTCAATTTCAAACCCATTGACAGCTCAAAAAAATTGGGTTATTGTTCTTCGGTTTGCCACTCAAAATCTAATTTTGATCCGAATTTCCAATCTCGAATTAGGTTATTCTTGAAACCCAGAAAAAGGTTTTAAAATAAGTTTCGATTCCTGTCGGTTTCGTCGAAGAATTTGCACGAAATATTGAGATTTTGGTTGTGGTGTTTGATGGGGGATTTAGTGAAGCAGATCTTAGCGAAACCGATTCAGCTATCAGATCAAGTGATTAAAGCTGCCGAAAATGTGGGGTCCTTCAAGCAGGAATGCTCGGAACTCAAGTCTAAGACCGAGAGGCTCGCCGGGCTCCTCCGCCAGGTGGCGCGTGCCAGCAACGAACTGTACGACCGACCCACGCGCCGCATAATCGAGGACACCCAGCAGGCACTGGACAAGACCTTGTCCCTTGTCCTGAAATGCAACGGCAATGGCCTGATAAAACGCGTTTTCACTATTATACCCACCGCCGCCTTCCGCAAGATTTCAGCCCAACTGGAAAACTCCATTGGAGACGTGTCTTGGCTACTCCGCGTCTCCGCTCCGGCCGAAGATCGCCTCGACGAGTACCTTGGTCTCCCACCTATCGCCGCCAACGAACCGATCCTCTACCTCATATGGGAGCAGATCGCCATGTTGTACACAGGCACCATCGACGATCGAGCAGACGCCGCAGCTTCACTGGTTTCCTTAGCCCGAGGCAACGATCGCTACGGAAAATTGATACTCGAGGAAGGAGGAATCGGACCCTTGTTGAAATTACTGAAAGACGGGAAATTAGAAGGCCAGGAGAATGCTGCAAGGGCCATTGGGCTCCTCGGAAAAGATTCAGAAAGCGTAGAACACTTTATACACGCTGGTGTTTGCTCGGTGTTTGTGAAAATCCTCAAAGAAGGTCCCATGAAAGTGCAGGCGGTGGTCGCCTGGGCTACATCGGAACTCGCATCCCATTACCCCAAATGCCAGGATCTTTTCGTGCAGCACAATATAATACGTTTACTCGTTAGCCATCTAGCTTTCGAGACCGTGGAGGAGCATAGCAAGTATGCTGTCGTCAGCAAGGCCACGTCAGTCCACGCGGCGGTTGTTCTTGCTAGTAGTAATAACAAGAATAGTAATGTTACCAGCACTAATTTTGGTGGCAAAGATGGTGGTTTACTGAAGGGGAGTCACGTGGAAGATGAAAAGAGTTTGATTCCTCATCCTCCAGGGTACAAGCATCCTAATCAAATGCATAATGTAGTTACGAGTACGATGGCTCTTAAAGCTGGCAATGGGAAGCACAATAACCACCATCCTCCCCCAACACTTTATTCGGTTTCGGTTTCGAGTAACAAAGCTAGAGAAATGGAGGATCCTGACACTAAATCTGACATGAAAGAAATGGCAGCAAGAGCCCTTTGGAAACTGGCGAAAGGGAACTCGCCGATTTGTCGAAGCATAACAGAATCAAGAGCTTTGTTGTGCTTCGCGGTTCTTTTGGATAAAGGGACTAAAAAAGTTCAGTACAATTCAGCTATGGCGTTAATGGAGATTACAGCTGTGGCGGAAGAAGATGCCGACTTAAGAAAATCTGCTTTCAAGCCCAATTCGCCCGCTTGTAAAGCTGTGGTCGATCAACTGTTCAGAATCATCGAGAAAGCAGATTCTGAATCTGAACTACTTGTTCCATGTATCAAATCTATTGGGAATTTGGCCAGGACTTTCAAGGCCACTGAAACGAGAATGATTAGTCCTTTAGTGAGTCTTCTCGATGATCCTGGAGTCGAGGTTTCAGAGGAAGCTTGTGTCGCGCTTACGAAGTTTGCTTGTTCTGATAATTATCTACATGTTGATCATTCGAAAGCTATAATCGGGGCTGGAGGTGCCAAGCATCTGGTTCAGTTAGTGTACTTAGGAGAACAGATCGTGCAGAAACAGGCATTGATTCTGCTTAGTTATATTGCATTGCATGTGCCAGACAGTGAAGAATTTGCTCAAACAGAGGTGTTGACTGTGCTTGAATGGGCGTCAAAACAAGCTGTTTTGATGCAAGATGGTCACGTTGAGGAGTTGTCAATGGAGGCCATTGGGAAGCTGGAACTTTATCAGTCAAGAGGAACGAGGGTATTCAATAATAAAGTGTAATCGATATGTTTTGtagacattttttttaaagtgttGATGATgaagttttcttgattttttctttattttttgttttcagcTTTGATTAATCTGGAGTGTATATGAcatttgtttgttgttgtaCTCTTTTATCATGTGaatagataattaaaaaaaaaaaattcaatttattttatttcaaatattagttggagctttttttattaatataatttgagTACACgaagataaaagaaattttccatttattttatgtcaaatattaatttgagtttttttttgttaatataataatatgatttgaagATACAATGGTAAACAAATAAAAGTCGATGTATGTTAATTGTCATATATTAAATAGAGCATGTAAAATTTCTAGAAAAGCCATGAAAGAAAACAACTTTGTAATTTAGATAAAGATATACATGAGAATTCACACTTCAAAATGGTATAGATATATTAATCTGAGATCAATCGTGGTTGATCAGCAGCTCATCAAGGAGCCTAAATGCAGGTAATAGCTTTCTCTCTCGGAAAATCAAATCAATTAGCACACTCCATGTATCAGGATCTGGCTCAAACCCCATTTCCACCAATCCAGACAATTGTATTGCAGCATCGTTTACTTTTCCAGTCTTACAAAGATGAACTATTAACTCATTCGACGTACAAAAGTGTGGCAGAAATCCTCTGCGCAACATCAGATCCAACAACCTCACCGCCTTCTCCGATTCACCTTCCTTGCACAAGCAATTTAGAACAATTCGATAGCTAGCCTTATTTAGATAAATACCGACAACAGGTAATCTCATAAGCATGGTGATAGCCTCATTCGATCTGCTTTCTTCACACAGTCCTCGGAGAATTACATTCATTGTAACCACATCTGGCCGGCATTCATTTCTTTTCATCTCTTCAAGCAGCTCAATAGCTTCATCAGTTCTCCTGGCCCTGCAAAAGTAGTTAATTAAGGTAGTATAAACAACAGTATCAGGTTTCAGACCAGCACCTTTCATCTCAACTAGAGTTTCTTTGGCCTCCTCAAGTCTTCCCTCCTGACAAAACCCATTCATCAAACTCGAATAATTGAACAAATTGGGGCTGCATCCATTtttcttcatgaatttcattattttcgAGGCTCCATCAGTTTTCCCACTACGACAAAACCCATTAATTAAGAGATTGTAAGTCAAGGCATCGGGTAGTATGTGATGTTTGGAGACCATTTCCTCAAACAGACCAATCGCTTCTTCTAGTCTGCCACTTGCACAAAGACCGTTTATCAGAGTTGAATAGGTGATCAAGTTCGGACAAGACAATTTAGACTTCTCCATCTCTTTTGCTACCTCAAAAGCATGTCCTAAATCTCCTTTCTTGCAATGATGTTTGACCAAAATGTTGAAAATACACGTATTGGGCTCAAAGTCAAAGTCTTTTCGAGTATTCAAAAGGAAAGCCCTTGCCATTTCAATTTGATCTGCATCAACCAGAAGATTAAGACACGTGCTAATGGCTTTGAGAGACGGCTTCGCACGTACAATCGGCAGAATCCTGTGAAACATTTCAAGAACTCTTTCATGCATAGATGATTTGGAGAAATGCATCATGAGATTGAGGAATATGCCTTCATGAAATTTGCAGGTGTCATAGGTCATCTGATGAAGAACGGCATCGAGGAGCTCATATTTCTTGCATCTAGCAAGCTTGTGGAGAATGATAGCATAGGTGTTGTGGTTATGATTAAAGCCCTTCTGATTTGTAACTTTGTTAAAAAATTGTAGAGCTAGTTGTGGATCTTTTTCATGCTTTATCAAGTTGATAACAGATTCATGACAATGATGCTTTCTTTTCTGAGGTAACTCTCGGGCCACAGGGGTAGTTTCAGATGGCACATTTGCTCCCTGTGATATGTTCTCAAGGTGTTGGAGAGGAGAGCGGAACGTAACTAAAGATGGGAATGTTTCAACACCCGTGTAGACGCGACGAACTTTTCGGGTCACTACATCCATAGCATCCACATAACACACTGAATCTCTCCTATTAAAGTACATCACCAGAAGGATTTGCTATCTGCTAGCTAGCAAAGCCATTTGCTGGCATGCGTACCTATCGTCTGTATAAACGAAACCAAATGACAATAAATCACCGTAAGTTTGacaaaaactaaattttttttggctAAAACAGGCCATCACTTAAATATTTCAATTCAGAACTAGTAATAGCATCCCTTGGTTAACAGGAATACCCATGAACTAAAGCAAGCAAAATTCATATAATACCGATCACTcacatatcaaatcaaaataaCAAGGCATGGCGCCTGATTTCAGAAGTTAATTTTCTCATAAACAAGATAGCCATTCTTCCTGCTCAGTaaagtgggaaaaaaaaaaatcaaaaccttCAAAATTCTTCTATGGATTCTTCGGCGAAAGCCATTCTATGAGTTGTCTATGAGCAACTATCATTACATTTAAAAGTACAACACAAGTCATTCTCTAGTCATTTGATATTACACAAAACTAAAACTTATAATTGTGATCTCCAACCATCTCACTTTTATTTAATGCAGCAGTATTTAGTCCAATTCTTATTATTGGTGTTGACAAATCATCTTTACGTCGACAATAGG
Proteins encoded:
- the LOC140960269 gene encoding uncharacterized protein yields the protein MGDLVKQILAKPIQLSDQVIKAAENVGSFKQECSELKSKTERLAGLLRQVARASNELYDRPTRRIIEDTQQALDKTLSLVLKCNGNGLIKRVFTIIPTAAFRKISAQLENSIGDVSWLLRVSAPAEDRLDEYLGLPPIAANEPILYLIWEQIAMLYTGTIDDRADAAASLVSLARGNDRYGKLILEEGGIGPLLKLLKDGKLEGQENAARAIGLLGKDSESVEHFIHAGVCSVFVKILKEGPMKVQAVVAWATSELASHYPKCQDLFVQHNIIRLLVSHLAFETVEEHSKYAVVSKATSVHAAVVLASSNNKNSNVTSTNFGGKDGGLLKGSHVEDEKSLIPHPPGYKHPNQMHNVVTSTMALKAGNGKHNNHHPPPTLYSVSVSSNKAREMEDPDTKSDMKEMAARALWKLAKGNSPICRSITESRALLCFAVLLDKGTKKVQYNSAMALMEITAVAEEDADLRKSAFKPNSPACKAVVDQLFRIIEKADSESELLVPCIKSIGNLARTFKATETRMISPLVSLLDDPGVEVSEEACVALTKFACSDNYLHVDHSKAIIGAGGAKHLVQLVYLGEQIVQKQALILLSYIALHVPDSEEFAQTEVLTVLEWASKQAVLMQDGHVEELSMEAIGKLELYQSRGTRVFNNKV
- the LOC140960113 gene encoding uncharacterized protein — translated: MYFNRRDSVCYVDAMDVVTRKVRRVYTGVETFPSLVTFRSPLQHLENISQGANVPSETTPVARELPQKRKHHCHESVINLIKHEKDPQLALQFFNKVTNQKGFNHNHNTYAIILHKLARCKKYELLDAVLHQMTYDTCKFHEGIFLNLMMHFSKSSMHERVLEMFHRILPIVRAKPSLKAISTCLNLLVDADQIEMARAFLLNTRKDFDFEPNTCIFNILVKHHCKKGDLGHAFEVAKEMEKSKLSCPNLITYSTLINGLCASGRLEEAIGLFEEMVSKHHILPDALTYNLLINGFCRSGKTDGASKIMKFMKKNGCSPNLFNYSSLMNGFCQEGRLEEAKETLVEMKGAGLKPDTVVYTTLINYFCRARRTDEAIELLEEMKRNECRPDVVTMNVILRGLCEESRSNEAITMLMRLPVVGIYLNKASYRIVLNCLCKEGESEKAVRLLDLMLRRGFLPHFCTSNELIVHLCKTGKVNDAAIQLSGLVEMGFEPDPDTWSVLIDLIFRERKLLPAFRLLDELLINHD